A genomic window from Pseudogulbenkiania sp. MAI-1 includes:
- the fliS gene encoding flagellar export chaperone FliS, whose translation MNRRALQQLNKAYLDDALQVAVYGASPVGIIVLLYEGAIKALQQAERAMAEQRFDVKSAMISKAIDILDGLREVLDFQQGGDISQNLSDLYLYMKSRLSVANLKNDPAILVEVQGLLEEILSAWKQVEKTAAMVPQKAVNAGF comes from the coding sequence ATGAATAGACGAGCCCTGCAGCAACTCAACAAGGCGTATCTGGACGATGCCCTGCAGGTGGCCGTGTATGGCGCCAGCCCTGTCGGCATCATCGTTCTGCTGTACGAGGGCGCGATCAAGGCGCTGCAACAGGCCGAGCGGGCGATGGCGGAGCAGCGGTTCGATGTGAAGAGCGCGATGATCTCCAAGGCCATCGACATTCTCGACGGCCTGCGCGAGGTACTCGATTTCCAGCAAGGCGGCGATATCTCGCAAAACCTCAGCGACCTTTACCTCTACATGAAGAGCCGGCTGAGCGTGGCCAACCTCAAGAACGATCCCGCTATCCTCGTCGAAGTGCAGGGGCTGCTGGAAGAGATTCTGTCTGCCTGGAAACAGGTTGAGAAAACCGCGGCGATGGTGCCGCAGAAGGCTGTCAACGCAGGGTTCTGA
- a CDS encoding DUF2802 domain-containing protein, with product MSIWSIIALSLSVLAVVASAYGWWHFAQLEKRRDKLMALHLDQLQQQLSMLQRDMEQLAKNKPSFKPSAKGEDLSATPYNQAIELVKHGLSAAEVAERCGISRSEAELIVSLYRNNSTS from the coding sequence GTGTCCATTTGGTCCATTATCGCCTTGTCGCTGTCTGTGCTCGCCGTGGTCGCGAGCGCGTATGGATGGTGGCACTTTGCGCAGCTGGAAAAGCGGCGCGATAAATTGATGGCACTTCATCTTGACCAACTTCAGCAGCAGCTCAGCATGCTGCAGCGCGACATGGAGCAGTTGGCCAAAAACAAACCCTCGTTCAAGCCGTCGGCCAAGGGCGAGGACTTGTCGGCGACGCCCTACAACCAGGCCATCGAACTGGTCAAACACGGTTTGTCGGCGGCCGAAGTGGCCGAGCGCTGCGGCATTTCCCGCAGCGAAGCCGAGCTGATCGTGTCCTTGTATCGCAATAATTCCACTTCATGA
- a CDS encoding flagellar hook-length control protein FliK, protein MISPLSGKALGATSVSGVRLLGEGGRLLLEAAVLPAKVPPLILGEQVSARVAERLDNGQFAALIKNGLFTLNLPKGMQLAGDTLTLRVTSLSPQLTFALVDQTADAEVQDGSVDVSLSPASRYLTELLDSGKKAPAQAGLRLDASRQDAAGLAEALKQGADKSGLFYESHVKAWVDGRLPLESLKDEPQARLGQSLGLAPGTSTEHGKAAQAELGNLVQRQLDTLENRQLQLQGWAWPGQPLQMTIEEDKTREREAGAGADEVPAWSTRLALDLPMLGGLSARIRLVGGAVQVSFAAEEAATEQLIRDHAGRLESGLGAAGLNLATLSVSHEEAPR, encoded by the coding sequence ATGATTTCCCCCCTTTCCGGCAAGGCCCTAGGCGCCACCTCGGTGTCCGGCGTCCGCCTGCTCGGCGAGGGCGGGCGGTTGCTGCTGGAGGCCGCCGTCCTGCCGGCCAAGGTGCCGCCGTTGATCCTCGGAGAGCAGGTCTCGGCCCGGGTGGCGGAACGGCTGGACAACGGCCAGTTCGCCGCGCTGATCAAGAACGGCCTGTTCACCCTGAATCTGCCCAAGGGCATGCAGCTCGCCGGCGACACGCTCACCCTGCGCGTGACCAGCCTCTCACCCCAGCTGACCTTTGCCTTGGTCGACCAAACCGCCGATGCCGAGGTGCAGGACGGCTCGGTCGACGTCTCGTTGAGCCCCGCCTCGCGCTACCTGACCGAGCTGCTGGATAGCGGCAAGAAGGCCCCGGCGCAGGCCGGCTTGCGGCTGGACGCGTCGCGCCAGGATGCGGCCGGGCTGGCCGAAGCCTTGAAGCAGGGGGCGGACAAGAGCGGCCTCTTTTACGAATCCCACGTCAAGGCCTGGGTCGACGGCCGGCTGCCGCTGGAAAGTCTCAAGGACGAGCCGCAGGCCCGGCTCGGGCAAAGTCTCGGTCTGGCGCCGGGCACGTCCACCGAGCATGGCAAGGCCGCTCAGGCGGAACTGGGCAACCTGGTGCAGCGGCAACTGGACACGCTGGAGAATCGTCAGTTGCAGCTGCAAGGCTGGGCTTGGCCCGGGCAGCCGCTGCAGATGACCATCGAAGAGGACAAGACCCGCGAGCGGGAGGCGGGCGCTGGCGCCGACGAGGTGCCGGCGTGGTCCACGCGGCTGGCGCTGGACCTGCCGATGCTGGGGGGGCTGTCGGCCCGTATCCGCCTCGTCGGCGGGGCGGTGCAGGTGTCCTTCGCCGCCGAGGAAGCGGCGACCGAGCAATTGATCCGCGACCACGCGGGCCGGCTCGAGTCGGGGCTGGGCGCCGCCGGACTGAATCTCGCGACGCTGTCGGTGAGCCATGAAGAAGCCCCCCGCTGA
- a CDS encoding EscU/YscU/HrcU family type III secretion system export apparatus switch protein has translation MKKPPADPARRSAIALSYRDGARAPKVVAKGYGELAERIIERAQEAGVFVHDSPALVSLLMQVDLDQQIPPELYRAVAEVLAFVYFLEHQAAGQDFEFEAWLAQRPSPQPEN, from the coding sequence ATGAAGAAGCCCCCCGCTGATCCGGCGCGCCGCTCCGCCATCGCCCTGAGCTACCGGGACGGTGCGCGCGCGCCGAAGGTGGTGGCCAAGGGCTATGGCGAGCTGGCCGAACGTATCATCGAGCGTGCCCAGGAGGCCGGTGTGTTCGTGCACGACTCGCCGGCGCTGGTGTCGCTGCTGATGCAGGTCGACCTCGACCAGCAGATTCCGCCGGAACTGTACCGCGCGGTGGCCGAAGTGCTGGCTTTCGTCTACTTCCTCGAGCATCAGGCCGCCGGGCAGGACTTCGAGTTCGAGGCCTGGCTGGCGCAGCGCCCCTCTCCCCAGCCCGAAAACTGA
- a CDS encoding NAD(P)-dependent oxidoreductase: MKVGYIGLGIMGRPCVLNLLKAGHQVSVWARRRESAAPLLAAGARWCDSPAELAAEVELVVTNVSDTADVEAVLLGDHGVAQGAKPGLVCVDMSTISPIGARKIAASLAEKGIDFLDCPVSGGEVGAINGTLTIMVGGKSEALEKARPALQAMGKTITHIGESGAGQVAKACNQIAVGVGVAAVAEVMKLAKACGVDPAPVREALLGGFAQSRVLDVHGQRMIDDNYAPGFKAKLHLKDMGIVLDTARELGIKLPEAERVAGLIGELVEKGEGELDSSAIARLIWEKN, from the coding sequence ATGAAAGTAGGTTATATCGGGCTGGGCATCATGGGGCGTCCCTGCGTGCTCAATCTGCTCAAGGCCGGACACCAGGTCAGCGTGTGGGCGCGCCGGCGCGAGTCCGCCGCACCGCTCCTCGCTGCCGGCGCCCGTTGGTGCGACTCCCCGGCCGAACTGGCCGCCGAGGTCGAGCTGGTGGTGACCAACGTGTCCGACACCGCCGACGTGGAGGCGGTGCTGCTCGGCGACCATGGCGTGGCGCAGGGCGCCAAACCGGGCCTGGTGTGCGTCGACATGAGCACCATCTCGCCGATCGGCGCGCGCAAGATCGCGGCCAGCCTGGCCGAAAAGGGCATCGACTTTCTCGATTGCCCGGTGTCGGGCGGCGAGGTCGGCGCCATCAATGGCACGTTGACCATCATGGTCGGCGGCAAGTCCGAGGCGCTGGAGAAGGCGCGTCCGGCGCTGCAGGCGATGGGCAAGACCATCACTCATATCGGCGAGTCGGGCGCGGGGCAGGTGGCTAAGGCGTGCAACCAGATCGCCGTCGGCGTCGGCGTGGCGGCGGTGGCCGAAGTGATGAAGCTGGCCAAGGCCTGCGGCGTGGACCCGGCCCCGGTGCGCGAGGCGCTGCTCGGCGGTTTCGCCCAGAGCCGGGTGCTGGATGTCCACGGCCAGCGCATGATCGACGACAACTACGCGCCGGGCTTCAAGGCCAAGCTGCACCTCAAGGACATGGGGATCGTGCTCGACACCGCGCGCGAACTGGGCATCAAGCTGCCGGAAGCGGAGCGGGTGGCCGGCCTGATCGGCGAGCTGGTCGAGAAGGGGGAGGGCGAGCTGGATTCGTCGGCCATCGCCCGGCTGATCTGGGAAAAGAACTGA
- the cyoE gene encoding heme o synthase has product MKLKRYLQVTKPGIIFGNLISTAGGFLLAARGQVDLGLLLATIIGLSLVVASGCSLNNCIDRDIDSKMARTKNRVLVTGAMSFKAAFWHGIVLGIAGFGTLWHWTNPLAFACALFGFVIYVGVYSLYMKRKSVYGTLVGSLSGAVPPVAGYCAVSGQFDMGAAILLLMFCLWQMPHSYAIAIFRFKDYEAANIPVLPVVKGVSAAKQQIVLYILAFAVATVMLAFGGYAGYGYLAVACATSLWWLKMALSGYKSSTDDRVWARQVFFFSIITITALSVMMAVDFQIPELCCTPAPGSGVLAALGKLVA; this is encoded by the coding sequence GTGAAACTCAAGCGCTACCTGCAGGTCACCAAGCCGGGCATCATCTTCGGCAATCTGATCTCGACGGCGGGCGGTTTCCTGCTCGCCGCGCGGGGCCAGGTCGACCTCGGGCTGCTCCTGGCGACGATCATCGGGCTGTCGCTGGTGGTCGCTTCCGGTTGTTCGCTGAACAACTGCATCGACCGCGACATCGACAGCAAGATGGCGCGCACGAAGAACCGCGTGCTGGTCACCGGCGCCATGTCGTTCAAGGCCGCCTTCTGGCACGGCATCGTGCTGGGCATCGCGGGCTTCGGGACGCTGTGGCACTGGACCAACCCGCTGGCCTTCGCCTGCGCGCTGTTCGGCTTCGTGATCTACGTCGGCGTGTACAGCCTGTATATGAAGCGCAAGTCGGTGTACGGCACGCTGGTGGGCAGCCTGTCCGGCGCGGTGCCGCCGGTGGCGGGCTACTGCGCGGTGAGCGGCCAGTTCGACATGGGGGCCGCCATCCTGCTCCTGATGTTCTGCCTGTGGCAGATGCCGCACTCGTACGCGATCGCGATCTTCCGCTTCAAGGACTACGAGGCCGCCAACATCCCGGTGCTGCCGGTGGTGAAGGGCGTCTCGGCCGCCAAGCAGCAGATCGTGCTCTACATCCTGGCCTTCGCCGTGGCGACGGTGATGCTGGCCTTCGGCGGCTACGCCGGCTACGGCTACCTCGCCGTGGCCTGCGCCACCAGCCTGTGGTGGCTCAAGATGGCGCTGTCGGGCTACAAGAGCAGCACCGACGACCGGGTGTGGGCGCGTCAGGTGTTCTTCTTCTCCATCATCACGATTACCGCACTCTCGGTGATGATGGCGGTGGATTTCCAGATTCCCGAGCTGTGCTGCACCCCTGCCCCCGGCAGCGGCGTGCTGGCGGCCTTGGGCAAGCTGGTCGCCTGA
- the cyoD gene encoding cytochrome o ubiquinol oxidase subunit IV, whose translation MSHGHDHAAGHGSVKSYLTGFVLSVILTVIPFWMVMNGGLDSHTTLLAIAGFAVVQILVHLKYFLHLNFSSEGRVNTLAFLFTALVIVLLVVLSVWIIFSADALMMP comes from the coding sequence ATGAGCCATGGTCACGACCACGCCGCCGGCCACGGCAGCGTCAAATCCTATCTCACCGGCTTCGTGCTGTCGGTCATCCTGACCGTCATCCCGTTCTGGATGGTGATGAACGGCGGCCTCGATAGCCACACCACCCTGCTCGCCATCGCCGGCTTCGCCGTGGTGCAGATCCTAGTGCACCTGAAGTACTTCCTGCACCTGAACTTCAGCAGCGAAGGCCGCGTCAACACCCTGGCCTTCCTGTTCACCGCGTTGGTGATCGTGCTGCTGGTGGTGCTGTCGGTATGGATCATCTTCAGCGCCGACGCGCTGATGATGCCCTGA
- the cyoC gene encoding cytochrome o ubiquinol oxidase subunit III, whose translation MTSHVTALHDTHAHDDHEHHDSGASVELGFWLYLMTDCILFASAFAAYAVLVGNVNGGVSGRDIFELKFVLVETFALLFSSITYGFAMISGHKGNKAGLLGWLAVTFLFGATFIGMELHEFGALIAEGHGPDKSAFLSGFFALVGMHGLHVTAGLIWMAVMMLEVIKTGLTGRAMTRLNCLSMFWHFLDIVWICVFTVVYLKGAI comes from the coding sequence ATGACTTCGCACGTAACTGCACTGCACGACACGCACGCTCATGACGACCATGAGCACCACGACAGCGGCGCCAGCGTCGAGCTGGGCTTCTGGCTCTACCTGATGACCGACTGCATCCTGTTCGCCAGCGCCTTTGCCGCCTACGCGGTACTGGTGGGCAACGTGAACGGCGGCGTCAGCGGCCGCGATATCTTCGAGCTCAAGTTCGTACTGGTGGAAACCTTCGCGCTGCTGTTCTCCAGCATCACCTACGGTTTCGCCATGATCAGCGGCCACAAGGGCAACAAGGCTGGCCTGTTGGGCTGGCTGGCCGTGACCTTCCTGTTCGGCGCCACCTTCATCGGCATGGAACTGCACGAGTTCGGCGCGCTGATCGCCGAGGGCCACGGCCCGGACAAGAGCGCCTTCCTGTCCGGCTTCTTCGCCCTGGTGGGCATGCACGGCCTGCACGTGACCGCCGGCCTGATCTGGATGGCGGTGATGATGCTGGAAGTGATCAAGACCGGTCTGACCGGCCGCGCCATGACCCGCCTGAACTGCCTGAGCATGTTCTGGCACTTCCTCGACATCGTCTGGATCTGCGTCTTTACCGTCGTTTATCTGAAAGGGGCCATCTGA
- the cyoB gene encoding cytochrome o ubiquinol oxidase subunit I has product MLLGKLTLDAIPFHEPIIMGALSGAGLVGLAIIAAITKFGKWGYLWKEWLTSVDHKKIGVMYIIVALVMLLRGFADALMMRTQLAMATGGAHGIFPPEHYDQIFTAHGVIMIIFMAMPFMTGLMNIVVPLQIGARDVAFPFLNSLSFWLLVAAAALVNISLGVGEFARTGWVAYPPLSELAYSPGVGVDYYIWALQISGIGTTLTAINFLVTILKMRAPGMKLMQMPIFTWTCTWANVLIVSSFPILTGALAMLTLDRYLDFHFFTSEAGGNPMMYLNLFWAWGHPEVYILILPAFGIFSEVISTFSGKRLFGHTSMIVASGVITVLGFMVWLHHFFTMGSGASVNAFFGIATMVISVPTGVKLFNWLFTIYRGRLRFTAPVLWTLGFMVTFSIGGMTGVLMAVPGADFVLHNSLFLIAHFHNTIIGGAVFGYLAGFVFWFPKAFGFKLDERLGKAAFWFWQTGFYFAFVPLYILGFLGMTRRLNHTDNPLWTPWLYAACIGAVLIAIGIGCQLLQIYVSVRNRKQLADVTGDPWNGHTLEWSTSSPPPFYNFAKVPHVHDIDAFTDMKEKGVAYEIPQQYAPIHMPQNTAAGVYIGGFTLVCGFALIWHIWWLAIVGLLGIIASMLGRAYDSNLDYYVQPDEVEAIERERFEKMGIDFDRYDERETARPRPAKTLEQV; this is encoded by the coding sequence ATGTTATTAGGCAAACTGACTCTGGACGCCATACCGTTCCATGAGCCAATCATCATGGGGGCGCTCTCCGGCGCCGGCCTGGTCGGCCTCGCGATCATTGCCGCCATCACCAAGTTCGGCAAGTGGGGCTATCTGTGGAAAGAGTGGCTGACTTCGGTCGACCACAAGAAGATCGGCGTCATGTACATCATCGTGGCGCTGGTGATGCTGCTGCGCGGCTTTGCCGACGCGCTGATGATGCGCACCCAGCTGGCCATGGCCACCGGTGGCGCCCACGGCATCTTCCCGCCCGAGCACTACGACCAGATCTTCACCGCCCACGGCGTGATCATGATCATCTTCATGGCCATGCCGTTCATGACCGGCCTGATGAACATCGTGGTGCCGCTGCAGATCGGCGCCCGTGACGTGGCCTTTCCCTTCCTGAACTCGCTGAGCTTCTGGCTGCTGGTGGCCGCCGCGGCGCTGGTGAACATCTCGCTCGGCGTGGGTGAGTTCGCCCGCACCGGCTGGGTGGCCTACCCGCCGCTGTCGGAACTGGCCTACAGCCCAGGCGTGGGGGTGGATTACTACATCTGGGCGCTGCAGATATCCGGTATCGGGACGACATTAACGGCGATCAACTTCCTGGTGACCATCCTCAAGATGCGCGCACCGGGCATGAAACTGATGCAAATGCCGATCTTCACCTGGACCTGCACCTGGGCCAACGTGCTGATCGTAAGCTCGTTCCCGATCCTGACCGGCGCACTCGCCATGCTGACGCTGGACCGCTACCTGGACTTCCACTTCTTCACCAGTGAAGCCGGCGGCAACCCGATGATGTACCTCAACCTGTTCTGGGCCTGGGGTCATCCGGAGGTGTACATCCTGATCCTGCCGGCCTTCGGCATCTTCTCGGAAGTGATCTCCACCTTCTCCGGCAAGCGCCTGTTCGGCCATACCTCGATGATTGTCGCCAGCGGCGTGATCACGGTACTCGGCTTCATGGTGTGGCTGCACCACTTCTTCACCATGGGTTCCGGCGCCAGCGTCAACGCCTTCTTCGGCATCGCCACCATGGTGATCTCGGTGCCGACCGGCGTGAAGCTGTTCAACTGGCTGTTCACCATCTACCGCGGCCGCCTGCGCTTCACCGCGCCGGTACTGTGGACCCTGGGCTTCATGGTCACCTTCTCGATCGGTGGCATGACCGGCGTGCTGATGGCCGTGCCTGGCGCCGACTTCGTGCTGCACAACAGCCTGTTCCTGATCGCCCACTTCCACAACACCATCATCGGTGGCGCCGTATTCGGCTATCTCGCCGGCTTCGTGTTCTGGTTCCCGAAAGCCTTCGGCTTCAAGCTGGACGAGCGTCTGGGCAAGGCCGCGTTCTGGTTCTGGCAGACCGGCTTCTACTTCGCCTTCGTGCCGCTCTACATCCTGGGCTTCCTGGGCATGACCCGTCGCCTGAACCACACCGACAACCCGCTGTGGACCCCGTGGCTGTACGCCGCCTGCATCGGCGCGGTGCTGATCGCCATCGGCATCGGCTGCCAGCTGCTGCAGATTTACGTGAGCGTGCGCAACCGCAAGCAGCTCGCCGACGTGACCGGCGACCCGTGGAATGGCCACACCCTGGAGTGGTCGACCTCCTCGCCGCCGCCGTTCTACAACTTCGCCAAGGTGCCGCACGTGCATGACATCGACGCCTTCACCGACATGAAGGAAAAAGGCGTGGCCTATGAGATTCCGCAGCAGTACGCGCCGATCCACATGCCGCAGAACACCGCGGCCGGCGTCTACATCGGCGGTTTCACCCTCGTATGCGGCTTCGCCCTGATCTGGCACATCTGGTGGCTCGCTATCGTCGGCCTGCTGGGCATCATCGCCAGCATGCTGGGCCGCGCCTATGACAGCAATCTCGACTACTACGTTCAGCCGGACGAGGTGGAAGCCATCGAGCGCGAGCGCTTCGAAAAGATGGGCATCGACTTCGACCGCTACGACGAGCGCGAAACCGCCCGTCCGCGCCCGGCCAAAACTCTGGAGCAGGTGTAA
- the cyoA gene encoding ubiquinol oxidase subunit II gives MIHSKHPRILRGLLLAAAALLSGCQGGILDPKGQVAADEKSLIITATVLMLLVVVPVILMTLGFAWKYRASNKNATYDPKWSHSGKIEAVVWIVPIIIVSFLAVITWNSTHKLDPYRPLDSNVKPINVQVVSLDWKWLFIYPDLNIASVNQLAFPANTPVNFKITSDAAMNSFFIPQLGGQIYSMAGMQTKLHLIANEPGSYDGISANYSGAGFSGMKFKAIATATPAEFDAWVKQVRQGKPLDAASYTQLLNPSENNPVQHFSSVTPGLFYGVLSKYMASHQTAMEAGLSPIQLAALSKSLCKTPVVKE, from the coding sequence ATGATACACAGTAAACACCCACGCATTTTACGAGGGCTTCTGCTGGCCGCCGCCGCCCTGCTCTCCGGCTGCCAAGGAGGCATTCTTGATCCGAAAGGCCAGGTCGCGGCGGATGAGAAATCCCTGATCATCACGGCCACCGTGCTGATGCTGCTGGTGGTCGTCCCGGTCATTCTGATGACATTGGGCTTCGCCTGGAAATACCGCGCCAGCAACAAGAACGCCACCTATGACCCGAAGTGGTCGCACTCCGGCAAGATCGAAGCCGTAGTCTGGATCGTCCCGATCATCATCGTCTCCTTCCTCGCCGTCATCACCTGGAACAGCACCCACAAGCTGGATCCGTACCGTCCGCTCGACTCCAACGTGAAGCCGATCAACGTGCAGGTCGTGTCGCTGGACTGGAAATGGCTGTTCATTTACCCCGACCTGAACATCGCCAGCGTGAACCAGCTGGCCTTCCCGGCCAACACCCCGGTGAACTTCAAGATCACCTCCGATGCCGCGATGAACTCGTTCTTCATCCCGCAGCTGGGCGGCCAGATCTACTCGATGGCCGGCATGCAGACCAAGCTGCACCTGATCGCCAACGAGCCTGGCAGCTATGACGGCATATCGGCCAACTACAGCGGTGCCGGCTTCTCCGGCATGAAGTTCAAGGCCATCGCTACCGCCACTCCGGCCGAATTCGACGCCTGGGTGAAACAGGTGCGCCAGGGCAAGCCGCTGGATGCCGCCAGCTACACCCAACTGCTGAATCCGAGTGAAAACAACCCGGTGCAGCACTTCTCGTCCGTCACGCCGGGCCTGTTCTACGGCGTACTGAGCAAGTACATGGCCAGCCACCAGACCGCCATGGAAGCCGGACTCAGCCCCATTCAGCTTGCCGCGCTCTCCAAGAGCCTGTGCAAGACGCCGGTCGTTAAAGAGTAA